AGGCCCTGACTGATGACTGGCTTCTCCGGGTTTGTGAAGCAATGCATCAGTAGAAGTGCTTCTTAAGGGCCTGCTGCGGTCACCCACATTTCACCGCCATCCACCACAAGAGGCAAGGCTCCGGCGGGAGCGGAGATGATCCTTAAGGCCTGAGTCAGAAAGCCAGGGGGTCTCGTGCCTCGGAGGAATCTCGACTTCTGGCCTTCCCGCTGGTGGTCCTGAAATGCTCTTAAAAGCCAACAGCAGCCAGGTGTGGCCTTAAGAGGGATGCACCCAATTCGGGTCTTGTTCTTGTTATCCCCCCTTTTAATTTCTGACTAATTCCTTATAGCCTTATTTCTGACTAATTCCTTCTCATCCCCACTATATGGCAGAGATCATAAGCAGGGCAGGGTGACAGCGAGGAAGCCTGTGCGTCGGACCCGGAAGAACACTCCAGCTTCTGGCCAACTCATGGGTTCTGCACCTTGTGTGGTCAGAGAGGCTATTGCTAGCTACAATTAAATGAGCCTTTTGGCTCAGTgtgcattgtttttattttattttactcaaGAGATTAATGTCTTGTATCGATAACGCTGCTGACGTTAACCATGTGGAAAAGAGAAAATGAATAGCGATGGAAAATACATTGCTTTCCCTCAGTTTAATAATTTTGAATGCTATGCCAGATCAGATCAATGATCTAACTACCCCACAAACTCATACTGAGTAGCTCCCCAACCATAGTCTAAAAGGAACTATCCAAAGGCTGATGCAAACTTGCAGGATAAGCAAACAACTTGGACATTCTCTTTTTCGGTCAACGCCCGccctccgccccacccccacccctttcttcatcGCTTCGCTTCTAATTCCCCACAGCCGGCCTGATTCCAGATCTATCGCTGGAAAAACGGGTTaaccctctccccccgccacccgaaGAAACTTCCTATCCCAGCCCTCTTGACACCGAATTCAGGTCACCGTATTTGCCTGACGCTTTGCTTGCGGCCTGTTTATGCAATGTGACTGCATGATAGATGGCCTCAGATCGAGCTTTTGTACACAGCTGGCCTCTCGGCCCGGAGAAAGCCGGCGAGCACCGGACGTCTTGCCTTTAACTGCGCTTTTCCGAGTTCTGTGACTATATTAGGTGGGCCTGGAACGCGGCATCTCTTCGGCCCTGGCGCCCGGGCTGGCCAATGAGGAGCCCCCCGCGCCGGCCGAGTCCCGCCTCCTGCTCCCTTGTCGTCCTGCCTCTCTCTCTACCTGCCTCCAGTGTTCAAGCCAAGGCTGGGAGTTGCTCTGCTATGCGCCCTTTGGAGAGCGGGCGCTCGCCGCGGGCACCTGATCTGCGTTTCCACGCGGCTGGGCTCGGGTTGCAGCCTCCCCTGCGGCGCCCACGATGTTCCCCAGCCCCGTGACCACGACGCCTTTCTCCGTCAAGGATATTTTGAGCCTGGAGCAACATCCTAGCGGCTTGGCTTCCATGGAGCTCTCGGCTCTGGGCTCGCCCTCCTCCTGCATGCTGGCCACCTTCAAGCAGGAGGCTTACCCAGCCGAAGAAGCCCCGATCCCAGACCCTCCCGCCAGTCTTTCCACACACAGCGGCAACGCTTTCCCCGGCGCCTTTTACGCCAAGAACTTCATGGAAATGGACTCGGCCAAGGAGCCCAAAGGGGACAAGAAAGGTAACAAAGCCAATCCGAGAAACCAAGAGGGCCCCTTGGGCTGCCTTGCTGAGCATCCCTTGCTGAGCAGGGGAACTGGGAGGCGGGGAGCTCCTAGAGGCCCAACGGGGAAACTCCCAGTGTCGGAGGCAGCTACAAATGCAGGCGACTGCCTGGTTCGCGGGCCTTCTGTCTGATTCGGACAGAGTCAAGCGAAGCTACAGATCTCCCAGACCGTGGAAGGAAGCCCCCACGCTTTGGGCCTCCAATCCCTGCTCATTAACAGGGCTAGCTGAATAAGCCAGGCTGGGGAGCCGTGATATTCTCGCTCcccccagtgatgtagttgccagttcagaagtgcagaaggcgctctccatcatgacagcccccatggtcaTGCCCACCCCCAcagtcagagaagccgagaagcaCCGGCGGCCCTCGGTCCATCCGTGTCCCGCCTCCACTACATCCCTGGTTTTTCCTCGTTCGTGACTCGTTCCCAAGTAGCTGAAACGGCAGAGGTTGAAAGAATCAAACGCAGTAGGATGTTTCTAAGAAACAGGGGTGCAGAAGATCTGGAAtttgggagggagaaaggggacGAATTGATCCCAAGCAGGGCTGCTACAGTAGTCAGCGATTATAGGCGCTATAGCCCAACCTctgggccgaagttgtgcagccctgatcgaAATGATACCTGTTTAGGGTGATTCCATTTAGCTGCCAGTTTGCAGCGCCTGAACGTGATTCATTCCAGCGAAGCAGATAGGGCTGGAACGCTCCTTTTGAGCAAGTACCTCGCTCTCCCTCAAGATGTACACTCGGTGTATACATTTttgtaggggttttttttccccttttgataAACAAACATAGCAATATTGTTATAATGTTTAATAGCGTTTATATCGCTCTTTTAAGCGTCTTTCGAAGGGGCTTCACATGCATTACCCTGCTCCATCTTTTAGCGGggtcctgtaaggtaggtcagtattattatccccatattgcagatgtgaGGAGctgtgacttgcccaaggccatctGCTGAGTGGAGACATTTGCGCCGGGAACAAGTTCGACTTCCTGATCCCGAGCTCAGGGTACTTCCAGTCCAGAAGGGGTGTTTACTTCGGGATGCTCACATTTTTTCACTCACTCTTTAAGGGGGTTCACACACTGTCCTCATTCATCCATTGCAAACCAATCGGATGTATGTTTACTCAGGGGTAAGTCTCACTGGGGTTCAATGGGACtaacttccaaataaatgtgtacagaattgcaagCAACCTTAGCCAGGCGGAATATCAGTTCTTAGGCAGCTAAAGAATCCTGCTGCTTCTTTCATAACCTGCTTATCTTTCCCCAAGAATCGCAACGATGAAAAAATACTATTACTCTTAATATTAATAGATTTATTACTATCAATATTATGACGATTTTTGTTCACAATAATATGAATATTATCTCTATCGATAACATTATAATTAGCACTCACAATAATTTTGATTGGATAGAATCTAGCTTTTGTACTTATCGTGGTGGCAATGCACTTGGAGAACCGCTTTGCATCTGCAGAATACTTCCGATCCCTTAATCCTACAGAATAGGGACCACTTACTCCAAAATTGTCTGGCGTCTATAAAACCACTTCAGGCTCTTCCGGCAGTTTTTCTCACTGAGACTTTCCCCCAATTAATGAACCGAGGAGCGCAGTTTCACACCCCAACGCTTCCTGGAAGAATGTCCTACTGAATTTTCCAAATAATTCCGACTGGAGTTATTTCCAAATAAACCGCATTCGTTTTCAAATTCGGCTAACTAGGTGTGGACATCATCTGGTTCGAATCTTGATAGACgtacgcacgcacgcacacacagcacagaccAGAGAAGTTCCCTCGAAGTCCTTCAACGTTCTTCTCTGGTTTGTTAAGTCCTTCTCTGGTTTGTTAAGGTTCCAAAGGTTACCATTGACGGCTATGTTTTCGGCCTTAACTTTTCTGGCACTCAGTTCCAATATCATGTGTTTAAGTTGACTCAAATAAGGAGCAGCCCCCTTTAAAACGTACCTTATGCAACCGGTTATAGGAAAAAGAACATCCTTTGGAGTCTATTAATAGGTTATCGCCAACTCACGGGCAATCTGGGTACAGTGTAGGTAAGTATAAatgcagacattatgttcaaagcAACTGCAGTACCTCCTGTCTTTAAACTGCGTTTGATGGGACcagtacctaggttcacttttaaagtgaagatatctatgtacagtcattcacacaaatacaagtACATGTCACGTGTACAGAcacaggggtgtagttataattgagtggatgggttcaaagaacgccCCCAGCTACTGAGGAACCCCACGTTTATCCcaccctcttttcttcattatctccctcactcccagaggccaccagggagaggggtgagcaTGGGCGCTCTCTGCCCTAGCTACCTCCCCCCATACAGACTTCTGTACACACGTGAATGTATGAACAGGGCTTAGCCGTTTTGGGGTTTCCTGTTTCCAGTTACTCCGGAGTCTTTTGAGAGGACGGACAACCAGTGGAGCTCCATTTCGTGCCCATTCCGAGCAGGCTGTTTGCTGGGCAGGCTAGGATTTGGATGTCAGGCCCAGCATTAACAGATCAACTAAGGAGCCTCGGGTGCCAAATATTTTGCGTAGCAGTGAGTCTCGTTGCCTTCCAGAGGCCTCGATGATCAGCTGGCTGTTGCTTCCAAGTGAATCTGTTTAGGATTCTGATGATAAACCAGCGAATAAGGCAAGCAAATCTGCGCTGGGAAAGCAGAAGGAAGCCCTCTGGTCTTTggtcctccccttccccttacTTTCAAATCGTTATCCTGGGAAACTGAGCATGAATGAGCTCATATCCGTGTAAACTTGGGAAGAAAATGTAAAGCTCTACCTTTATATGTACATTTACCTTTATATGTACCGGCCTAACTCCGTGGTGGGCATAATCCAGCCAACATTAAGCTCTTTGAAGCTTGACcctaggtttactcagaagtaagcctcatttatttcaatgagacGTACTTTGGAGTGTATATgttagtttattagaagtagcaTCCCAtcgattttaaaatttaaagcggTGTAAAAATAGTTACAACTGAGTTACAATCCATTCCCCATTGAAATGGATAGATCGTGCAACTGGAGACCTTTGTAAGTGGAAAGAAATCCCCATAAGTGTCCATAGAACTGCATACTTAACAAGGTTTTTAAATGTGGCCGGGTCGATCTTTTATAATTCCAGCATCTTTGACTCGATGGAGTAGAAGTAAATTCCAGCAGACTTAATTTTTTGGAATGTGTAAGGCCCGTAACAGCCAGCAGTTGCAGCTAGACAGAAAAAAGTGGATCAAAACTTCCGACCTTTATATTTCTGCTGCAAAAGATTTTTTTCAGTATAGTCATCAACAGTAATTTTCGGGAAATGAAATGAATTTGAATTGACTGTTGTTCGGTGTATTGAATGTTAAATGGAGCAGACGAAGTGTGAATGTAAGGAACGCCCTACATGTTGTAGAACGTGTTGTCAGGAACGTGTTGCTTGTGAATGATTACTGTACAATGGTTCAATGAGAAAAAGAAATACTTTTCTGAGTAAGGTTTCCAAGTGTTAAAACACAATAGGGTAGAATAAAGCAAGCTATTGAATACACCTTTCCTTAGCAGTAAGACCTAGTGCACTAGGACCACTGTCCTCCCCACTTTCTTCGGTAATGGGATTGTTGGATCTGGGTAATGGGTGCAGTCCAGCTTGGATAAAACCAATTGGTGTTGGGGGCACCTGAGACCAGTGTGATGTAGTCCATGTTTTTTATCTACACACCTATTGAACCAGCTTTAATGACCGGCTAAATTCCGCCCAGAACTGTTTAGAGTGTAAATCCAAAGAGAAATTAGGATTGTTGCCCGAATCATCTTTTGAATTTAACCCTTTCTCAAGAATAGTCAGTCAGTCCTCAGCCAGAATAATCAGAACACTTTTGTTGTATACATTAATAGGCCAATCAAAACCAAatgtacttggaagtaaatcctttGGATTTTTAAAGTACTTCCAAGTTATgtgtaggacttacttctgataAAATATACATAGGATAGGCCCTAAAACTTTTAAGGATAGAATTCTAGCCCACTGATTTCTATAGAGGTGAGATTTCGATGGTTGCAGTCCATCCAGAATTAAATGTTTTTCAGTCTCAGTGGTTTAAATGGGAAAGAGTGGTTGCCATGTCTTTAATTTGTCCATTGAAATTATTGGAACTTTAGTAATTAACTTTGTCTAGATCGGCGTCATATTTATCACTTGCATTCACTTTAGCGGGCGGCATTTCTAAGTTATATAATCACATACTGTCAATTCTATATACTGGAAATGTTGGAATCTCCGCCGAACAATAAACTAACGCACAATCGAGCATTTTAGTGTAAGTGGATATATGTGGATCGGGAACACTGAGCTGTTCTGTTAATGGTAATTAGCCTTTAGAGAGGAAGGACTTGGTTATCTTCCtctgtttttaattaattgaATTTCGAATGTTAGGCAGGAAAACAACGCACCAGGGAAGGCAATCGCGTATGTCTTCGGgtctggagaggaggggaagacCCGTTCTGGAAAGTGTTTTGGAAGCAAGTTCTGTGGATTCCATTGGGGTTCATTAGGGCGGTCTCCAAGTTATCCAGCCCAGAGCGTGGACTCCGGCTCTGCGCCGAATTGTAGCTATTACGTTCTTTCCATCTTCCATGGAAATGAATGCAGAAGGCTCGGGTTCGCTCTTGAAATCCTCAGAGGATTTCCTGTGCTGTGACAGGGCCTGTCACCTGGCCCTCATCTCAGGGACCTAGGCGCGTGATTTGTGGCTGGGCCTTCGGAGTCTATCAAAGCGCCGACCTCTGACGGCTTGTTGTGTCCCGTTTGCTTCCCAGCAGAGCTCTGCGCCGCCCTCCAGAAATCCCTGGAGCAGGAGAAGAGGGACGCCGAGGACGCCGAGCGGCCCCGGCAGAGGAAGCGGAGGAAGCCGCGCGTGCTCTTCTCGCAGGCCCAGGTCTACGAACTGGAGCGCAGGTTCAAGCAGCAGAAATACCTCTCCGCCCCGGAGAGGGACCACTTAGCCAACGTGCTGAAGCTCACCTCCACGCAGGTCAAGATCTGGTTCCAGAACCGCCGGTACAAATGCAAAAGGCAGCGGCAGGACCAAAGCCTGGAGATGGTGGGCATCCCGCCGCCGCCCAGGAGGATCGCTGTGCCGGTCCTGGTGAGGGACGGCAAGCCCTGCTTGGGGGACTCGTCTCCCTACAGCTCCCCCTACAACGTCAGCCTCAACCCCTACAGCTACAACGCCTACCCGGCCTACGGCAACTACAACGGCGCCGCCTGCAACGGCAGCTACAACTGCAGCTACCCGGGCGTGCAGAGCGTCCCCCCGTCGGCCGCCGGCGGCGGCAACTTCATGAACTTCGGCGTCGGGGCGGACTTGAACCCGGTGCAAACGTCCATCCCGCAAGGGAGCAGCGGCCTGTCCACACTGCACGGCATCCGAGCCTGGTAGGCGGCGCCCTGGCCCTCGGAGGCGGAGGGCCGGTTGAGGGGCCTGCAGCCTTGGGGCTGGTTTGGGCGAGAGACCTGCTGCCGCCGCGGGGGACTCCCCAACCGTGGCGCCGGCATCGGAGAGAGGCTGGGACCTCCCTGGAAGAAGCTGTCTGCAGCGGACCCCCCTGGAGTCAAGGCGGAGGTGCTGCCCCCCATCCCACCCGGTCTCTTGACTGCCGCCGGAGGAGGAGTCCCAGGGGGCTTCCAGTCCGAGCACTAGTCCGCCAGCCTGGTCGCCCGGGGGCCTTGTTGGGAGTGGGACACATTCTTAGGTGGTCAATGGAGGCCTTCAACTTCTCCTTCAGGCCAAGATGGGCAGCTTGGACTTCTTCTCAGTTGTTTCAGCCACATTGCCACCAGGAGCAGCAGCGTACTCTTTCGATCCTGCCACCTGCACGCCAAGTAAGATTGCCAGCGTCTTACCCACGTGCCTCCTTTCCGCATCTAACGATGAGCAAAATTTCTGAGAGCGCTTGGCATTGTCAAGGTGCTGGCGGCGGGTCTCTGTTTACTAAAAGGcacctctccttcctcttctttttaaaacgATGGAAGGGTTTGTCCAGTCTGggtctctccctcccccgccttcGCCCAACAATGCATCCAGAAATGCACactttttattatatttaaaagCCTAGTGTATGTGGATCGCAAGGTCAAATTTGTGGTCGATTGATTCAGGTTTTAAAAATAGGGTTGTCTTGCTGGGTTatcccagagcagtgtgtttCCCCCCGCTAATCGGACATGTCCGAGCTTTCTTTGTCCAGGACCTTAAGTGGTGCGACGGGACGGGCATGGGGTAGGAATTCGCCTGCCCCATCTCCAAGAGTGAAGCAAGTCAGATGCTGTTTTCGTGCCAGATCCCCGTAGAGTGATGCACTAAACCAGTGATTAATTGATAGTTTGAAATGCACTGTCTGTTCTTTGTCCAGCCGCTTGGTTTGATGTACGTTTCCCTTTTTGCTGGAACTGGGTGTCTTGTCATTAAAGAGAGTGACTTGAGTGTCTATACTTCCCTCACCCCTCCTGTTTTCCCGGAGCGGTTTGCGTGGCTAATAGTATCACGAACCCCACCAATTCGGTTAAAATGAAGCACTGGCTATGCCAGAAGGAGAATGAGGAGGGAAAAGCCTCGCCCCTGCAACTGCCGTAGAATTACTCGAAGGAAAGGCACGCTTCACATACCTTTTTTACtcgaaagtaagtcccactgtgttcagtagaACTTGCAGCCTCGGAGTTCTGTGTTGCTCAGGGCTTAGGCAAGAGCAGTTCTTCATGGGCCTCTGTTCCATTTATGGTCTCTGTGAAATACACTGATATTTCTCTTTCGGAAATCTAACACTTGGGTCAAAGTTTGTCTCCCTGCCCATAGCAATGCACTTTGCCGCTCCTTTCCCATCATAGAAAGAGAGatataaggcccattcacatgttatgttcaacactgttcaatgagtgtacagtgtacacaggtatagatctagacacaggtacagtcattcacaagttatgttgaacacaggtacagcaggacatttcctatctgtacagtgtatttgaagggcctgtatccaggttcacttttaacatgaatgcaagtagagtcattcacacaaacccatgtatacgtgtacagacatctgtatactcctACAGCATGTCCAAATGGGCCTAAAGATATACTATTCATCTGTCTGTCGGTGTGtctgtctacctacctaccttctgTACTGCTATTGGCACTTGCTTGAAGTCTTAGGTCAAGGCTTCCCAACTCTGGATACCTGgacaactacagctcccatcatcccagccacagtggctgaatgatgggagttgtagtacaaacaATATCCAGGGCCCCaggattgggaacccctgtctaaGGGAGTCCTTTACATCGGAGAAGAACGGGCACAATCGTGCCCAAACGGCAACATTTTAGcagccctgttcagatattatgtACACGTGTATTTGTGTCTGTACATGTGGTTGCATGAATTACACAGTGAATGACTGTAGccaccttcattttaaaagtgatgtacaggcccctcaaatggtGGAGATAGGAAGTGTAGTCCTATACCCACATTCAACATACTCCATGTATAACCGAACCTGTGTACAGACCTGTAGGCTGGTACAAGTGTtggtacaagtgctgaacataacgtcTGAATAGGGATAAAGTCTTGCCGATTACAGTTAAATGTGTTTGTTTAAATATTTATCTCACTTTAGACCCAAGAAATGAAATATTTCATTTACCATTCATATTAcaataaagtaaaacaaaaacagaaagttgGCTATTGGAATAAACGGGACTAAACCCTGGCTGGACTTTGAAAATCAAGGCCATGATGACTGTGTGGACTTAGAAGTAAGTCTTATTCGTTTCAGTGGGCTTCGTTACATCTGCTTAGCATTCTGGCCTTAGGTTTAGC
Above is a window of Hemicordylus capensis ecotype Gifberg chromosome 2, rHemCap1.1.pri, whole genome shotgun sequence DNA encoding:
- the NKX2-5 gene encoding homeobox protein Nkx-2.5 isoform X1, which translates into the protein MFPSPVTTTPFSVKDILSLEQHPSGLASMELSALGSPSSCMLATFKQEAYPAEEAPIPDPPASLSTHSGNAFPGAFYAKNFMEMDSAKEPKGDKKAELCAALQKSLEQEKRDAEDAERPRQRKRRKPRVLFSQAQVYELERRFKQQKYLSAPERDHLANVLKLTSTQVKIWFQNRRYKCKRQRQDQSLEMVGIPPPPRRIAVPVLVRDGKPCLGDSSPYSSPYNVSLNPYSYNAYPAYGNYNGAACNGSYNCSYPGVQSVPPSAAGGGNFMNFGVGADLNPVQTSIPQGSSGLSTLHGIRAW
- the NKX2-5 gene encoding homeobox protein Nkx-2.5 isoform X2, whose translation is MFPSPVTTTPFSVKDILSLEQHPSGLASMELSALGSPSSCMLATFKQEAYPAEEAPIPDPPASLSTHSGNAFPGAFYAKNFMEMDSAKEPKGDKKELCAALQKSLEQEKRDAEDAERPRQRKRRKPRVLFSQAQVYELERRFKQQKYLSAPERDHLANVLKLTSTQVKIWFQNRRYKCKRQRQDQSLEMVGIPPPPRRIAVPVLVRDGKPCLGDSSPYSSPYNVSLNPYSYNAYPAYGNYNGAACNGSYNCSYPGVQSVPPSAAGGGNFMNFGVGADLNPVQTSIPQGSSGLSTLHGIRAW